In one window of Nitrospirota bacterium DNA:
- the lysA gene encoding diaminopimelate decarboxylase: MHFFQYRGNELYAEDVAVKELAEKYGTPLYIYSYNTLTKHFKAYEDAYQAFPHIICYALKANTNGAILKLLAKQGCGADIVSGGELYRALKAGISPNKIVYAGVGKTETEIRSALKAKVLMFNVESEDELREIDRVAGLMRTKAPVALRINPDIDARTHPYISTGMKEHKFGISIDHAVEHYRLAAKLRNIEVVGVQKHIGSQITKITPFVDAMKRILLLLDELKRLKLPIRYLDIGGGLGITYLCEKPPMPDDIAKRLLPLLKGRDITLVMEPGRSIVGNAGILVTKTLYLKKGDNKTFVIVDAGMNDLMRPSLYDAYHHILPVRKSRRPEIKADVVGPICESGDFLAKGRKIGKVNRGEFLAVMSAGAYGMSMSSNYNSRPRVAEVMVNGKAHALVARRGTYEDLVRHEVIPGFIK; the protein is encoded by the coding sequence ATGCATTTTTTTCAGTACCGCGGCAATGAACTGTATGCAGAGGATGTGGCTGTCAAAGAGCTTGCGGAGAAGTATGGCACACCGCTCTATATATACAGTTACAACACACTGACCAAACATTTCAAAGCGTATGAAGACGCGTATCAGGCATTCCCTCATATTATCTGTTATGCGTTGAAGGCCAATACCAATGGCGCCATATTGAAGCTGCTGGCAAAGCAGGGCTGCGGTGCTGATATTGTTTCAGGCGGAGAGCTTTATCGGGCGCTGAAGGCAGGCATATCGCCGAATAAGATCGTGTATGCCGGAGTAGGGAAGACAGAAACAGAGATCCGTTCTGCGCTTAAGGCAAAGGTCCTGATGTTCAATGTTGAATCAGAGGATGAACTGCGGGAGATCGACCGGGTTGCGGGCCTCATGAGGACCAAGGCGCCTGTTGCTCTCAGGATCAACCCGGATATCGATGCCCGGACGCATCCCTACATATCGACCGGCATGAAGGAGCATAAGTTCGGCATATCCATTGACCATGCTGTTGAGCATTACCGCCTTGCAGCAAAGCTCAGGAATATAGAGGTCGTGGGCGTGCAGAAGCATATCGGTTCCCAGATAACGAAGATAACCCCGTTTGTTGATGCAATGAAGCGCATCCTGCTGCTGCTTGACGAACTTAAGCGGCTGAAGCTGCCGATCCGGTATCTTGATATCGGCGGAGGTCTCGGCATCACCTATCTGTGTGAAAAGCCGCCGATGCCTGATGATATCGCGAAGAGGCTCCTGCCGCTTCTGAAAGGACGGGACATTACGCTTGTAATGGAGCCGGGCAGGTCGATCGTCGGCAATGCAGGTATACTGGTGACCAAGACCCTGTACCTGAAAAAAGGCGACAACAAGACGTTTGTTATTGTCGATGCAGGCATGAATGACCTGATGAGGCCGTCTCTTTATGACGCGTACCATCATATCCTTCCGGTCAGGAAGAGCAGGCGGCCTGAGATCAAGGCAGATGTTGTCGGACCGATCTGCGAGTCAGGTGATTTTCTCGCAAAGGGCAGAAAGATCGGCAAGGTGAACAGGGGGGAATTCCTCGCTGTCATGAGTGCAGGTGCGTACGGCATGTCCATGAGCTCGAACTATAACAGCAGACCGAGGGTTGCAGAGGTGATGGTGAACGGCAAGGCGCATGCGCTTGTTGCAAGGCGCGGCACGTATGAGGACCTTGTTCGGCATGAAGTGATCCCGGGATTCATAAAATGA
- a CDS encoding 4-hydroxy-tetrahydrodipicolinate synthase, whose translation MFRGSIVAIVTPFRNGKVDEKALGNLIEWHIKEGTDAIVPCGTTGESATLDYKEHFRVIKFTVDVVNKRVPVIAGTGANATDETIMITKEAKKSGADGALLVSPYYNKPTQEGLYRHYKAVADAVKIPIVLYNVPGRTAVNMLPTTVARLAEIKNIVAIKEATGDMKQVSEVIRLCGDKIAVISGDDFTTIPLMALGGKGVISVSANVAPKLVAQMCAHWEQGRYDEARKIHFQLEPLNNAMFIETNPIPAKTALAMMGKIKEEFRLPLCEMSKANRDKLKGVLKGMKLIK comes from the coding sequence ATGTTTAGAGGATCAATTGTGGCGATCGTCACACCATTTCGGAACGGCAAGGTAGATGAAAAGGCCCTTGGCAATCTTATCGAATGGCATATAAAGGAAGGGACCGATGCCATCGTTCCGTGCGGTACAACGGGCGAGTCGGCCACCCTTGACTATAAGGAGCATTTCCGCGTCATCAAGTTCACGGTCGATGTTGTGAACAAGCGCGTTCCGGTCATTGCAGGCACAGGCGCAAATGCTACTGACGAGACGATTATGATCACCAAAGAGGCGAAGAAGTCAGGCGCTGACGGAGCGCTGCTTGTGAGCCCTTACTATAATAAGCCGACGCAGGAAGGCCTATACCGCCATTACAAGGCTGTGGCTGATGCGGTGAAGATCCCGATTGTGCTGTACAATGTCCCGGGCAGGACTGCTGTGAACATGCTGCCTACAACCGTAGCCCGACTGGCCGAGATAAAGAATATTGTTGCGATCAAGGAAGCGACCGGCGACATGAAGCAGGTGAGCGAGGTGATCAGGCTCTGCGGAGACAAGATAGCTGTCATCTCCGGCGATGATTTCACGACCATCCCGCTCATGGCTCTGGGCGGCAAGGGCGTTATCTCGGTCTCTGCCAATGTGGCGCCAAAACTGGTTGCGCAGATGTGCGCGCATTGGGAGCAGGGAAGATACGATGAGGCCAGAAAGATACACTTCCAGCTTGAACCGCTGAATAATGCGATGTTCATAGAGACGAACCCGATACCGGCAAAGACTGCGCTTGCGATGATGGGCAAGATCAAGGAAGAGTTCAGGCTTCCGCTCTGTGAGATGTCCAAGGCTAACCGTGACAAGCTGAAGGGCGTGTTAAAGGGAATGAAGCTGATCAAGTAA
- the bioD gene encoding dethiobiotin synthase, translated as MFKGFFITGTDTGVGKTVIAGAVIKVMQSFGVKACAMKPIECGCGKEGNMLIPYDGTFLKQAAHMDEPIKQVTPFCFESPLSPLAAAEIETRKISIDEIKKSYYKLYKSYEAIVVEGVGGLMVPIRKDYFILDLAKEFSLPLLIVAKPGLGTINHTMLTVNYAIEAGLEVAGLIINYSRPPENSLAEKTNPKILEEVCPVPVIGTFPYLKGMGEDVLEKTAMRNLDLEVLKKYIL; from the coding sequence ATGTTCAAGGGCTTCTTTATAACCGGCACTGACACAGGCGTTGGGAAAACAGTCATTGCCGGCGCCGTGATAAAGGTCATGCAGTCCTTTGGGGTTAAGGCCTGCGCCATGAAGCCTATTGAGTGCGGATGCGGGAAAGAGGGCAACATGCTTATCCCCTATGACGGCACGTTCCTCAAACAGGCAGCGCATATGGATGAACCGATCAAACAGGTAACACCCTTCTGTTTTGAAAGTCCGCTCTCCCCCCTTGCAGCCGCAGAAATAGAAACTCGGAAGATCAGCATTGACGAGATCAAAAAGTCATATTACAAGCTCTACAAGTCATATGAAGCGATCGTTGTCGAAGGCGTTGGCGGCCTCATGGTGCCTATCAGAAAAGACTACTTCATCCTTGACCTTGCCAAGGAGTTTTCGCTTCCACTGCTGATCGTAGCCAAGCCGGGATTAGGCACAATCAACCACACCATGCTTACCGTGAACTATGCGATTGAGGCAGGGCTTGAGGTGGCCGGGCTGATCATCAATTACAGCAGGCCGCCGGAAAACAGCCTTGCAGAAAAAACAAATCCAAAGATACTGGAAGAGGTCTGCCCGGTGCCGGTCATCGGCACATTCCCGTATCTGAAGGGCATGGGTGAGGATGTGCTCGAAAAGACCGCCATGCGAAACCTCGACCTTGAGGTGCTAAAGAAGTATATCCTATAG
- a CDS encoding diaminopimelate epimerase, whose amino-acid sequence MNLPFVKMHGIGNDFIVIDCRDAAISHQLSAISELSRRLCDRRFGIGADQILLLHTSDRADFAMRIFNADGSEVEMCGNGIRCFAKYIWDRNLSTKPVLDIETPAGIIRPEKAGDMVRVDMGLPELEARKIPVDLDGVVKDHPLTIDGRTFNITCVSMGNPHAVIVVDDLAGFDVHRYGPQIETHKLFPKKTNVEFIQVIDRQTIKMRVWERGSGETLACGTGASAVAAAANMKGIAEKKVTIKLLGGDLSIDLHENGHVYMTGPAEEVFQGTINL is encoded by the coding sequence ATGAACTTACCGTTCGTAAAGATGCATGGCATCGGCAATGACTTTATTGTCATCGACTGCCGGGATGCAGCTATTAGCCATCAGCTATCAGCTATCAGCGAATTAAGCAGGCGGCTCTGTGACCGGCGGTTCGGCATTGGTGCTGACCAGATCCTGCTTCTGCATACTTCGGACAGGGCAGATTTTGCGATGCGCATTTTTAACGCTGACGGCAGCGAGGTCGAGATGTGCGGCAATGGCATCCGCTGTTTTGCAAAATATATCTGGGACAGAAACCTGTCGACAAAACCGGTGCTTGATATTGAGACGCCTGCAGGCATTATCAGGCCGGAGAAGGCAGGAGATATGGTCAGGGTGGACATGGGCCTGCCTGAGCTTGAGGCACGGAAGATCCCGGTCGATCTTGACGGTGTGGTCAAAGATCACCCTCTCACCATAGATGGCAGGACATTCAATATAACGTGTGTGTCAATGGGCAATCCCCATGCAGTGATCGTGGTTGATGATCTGGCAGGCTTTGATGTTCATAGATACGGGCCGCAGATCGAGACCCACAAGCTCTTTCCGAAGAAGACCAATGTCGAGTTCATTCAGGTGATTGATCGGCAGACGATCAAAATGCGTGTATGGGAACGCGGCTCTGGCGAGACCCTGGCCTGCGGCACCGGCGCATCAGCAGTTGCGGCTGCAGCCAATATGAAGGGAATTGCTGAGAAAAAGGTTACAATAAAGCTGCTCGGCGGAGACCTGTCCATTGATCTTCATGAGAACGGCCATGTGTACATGACCGGTCCTGCCGAGGAAGTATTTCAGGGAACTATTAATCTGTAG
- a CDS encoding aconitate hydratase has translation MGKNIVEKIFEAHRASGELKEGSPIGLKVDQVYTQDATGTMAWLQFEAMGLDRVRVPLAVSYVDHNMLQQDYMNPDDHLFLQTAAAKYGAYFSRPGNGICHQVHLEQFAAPGKIALGTDSHTPTGGGMGMIAIGVGGLDAATVMGGSPFELNMPKVLNIQLLGKLKRPHVTAMDVILDILRRLTVKGGVGRILEYGGPGVKDLNVTERATITNMGAELGATTSIFPSDERTKAYLEAIGRGADWVELTADEDASYAEVIKINLSKIEPMIAQPHSPDNVVTVKSLAGTRVNQVCIGSCTNASYQAMKSVAAILKGNMVNEEVNLLINPGSKQVYEMIAKEGLVTDIIAAGARLLESSCGPCIGMGSAPGSGQVSVRSYNRNFKGRSGTKDALVYLASPVSCAVFALKGEIIDPREAGITMKKFKEPAKYLINRNFLIAPKADGSDVKVIKGPNIKEVSVKGPLTDRIEAELLLKLGDNITTDDIMPAGSAVLPFRSNIPAISKFVFINLDNTFSTRAMEAKEHGGGIIVGGENYGQGSSREHAAIAPMFLGVQAVITKSFARIHRSNLINFGILPLQFENTADYEKIEKGDRLNIRDILSTISGSQTYIVENATKGYTFTVKSTLNDRERDVVIKGGLLPYTRERSA, from the coding sequence ATGGGCAAGAACATTGTCGAAAAGATATTCGAAGCACATCGTGCATCAGGGGAGCTGAAGGAAGGCTCTCCGATCGGGCTGAAGGTTGATCAGGTCTATACCCAGGATGCGACAGGCACTATGGCATGGCTCCAGTTTGAAGCAATGGGACTGGACAGGGTCAGGGTCCCCCTTGCTGTTTCGTACGTTGACCACAACATGCTCCAGCAGGACTACATGAACCCTGACGACCATCTCTTCCTCCAGACCGCTGCGGCAAAGTACGGTGCATATTTTTCCCGGCCCGGGAACGGCATCTGCCACCAGGTGCACCTTGAGCAGTTCGCTGCGCCCGGCAAGATCGCCCTCGGCACAGACAGTCATACGCCTACCGGCGGCGGTATGGGCATGATCGCGATCGGTGTCGGCGGCCTTGATGCGGCAACGGTCATGGGCGGTTCTCCGTTTGAACTGAACATGCCTAAGGTTCTGAATATACAACTGCTCGGCAAACTGAAGCGGCCGCATGTGACCGCCATGGACGTTATTCTCGATATCCTGCGAAGGCTCACCGTAAAAGGCGGAGTGGGCAGGATACTTGAGTACGGCGGCCCCGGCGTCAAAGACCTGAATGTTACGGAGCGGGCCACCATAACGAATATGGGGGCAGAGCTCGGCGCAACAACCTCTATCTTCCCGAGTGATGAACGGACAAAAGCCTATCTTGAGGCTATAGGCCGGGGCGCGGACTGGGTTGAGCTGACTGCAGATGAGGACGCCTCTTATGCAGAGGTTATCAAGATAAATCTGAGCAAGATCGAGCCGATGATCGCACAGCCGCACAGTCCTGACAATGTCGTCACCGTGAAGAGCCTTGCAGGGACTAGGGTGAACCAGGTCTGCATCGGCAGCTGCACAAACGCGTCATACCAGGCGATGAAGTCTGTTGCTGCCATTTTGAAAGGCAACATGGTGAACGAAGAGGTAAATCTCCTGATCAATCCCGGCTCAAAGCAGGTGTACGAGATGATCGCAAAAGAAGGCCTTGTCACGGACATCATCGCTGCGGGAGCGAGACTGCTTGAATCATCCTGCGGCCCCTGCATCGGCATGGGTAGCGCTCCCGGCAGCGGCCAGGTCTCTGTCCGCTCATACAACAGGAACTTCAAGGGCAGGAGCGGCACCAAGGATGCGTTGGTCTATCTCGCAAGCCCGGTCTCCTGCGCTGTCTTTGCACTCAAGGGAGAGATCATCGATCCGCGCGAGGCAGGCATCACCATGAAGAAGTTCAAGGAACCTGCAAAATATCTGATCAACAGGAACTTCCTCATTGCGCCCAAGGCCGATGGGTCTGATGTTAAGGTGATCAAAGGCCCGAACATCAAGGAAGTCTCGGTCAAGGGACCGCTGACCGACAGGATCGAAGCAGAGCTGCTGCTCAAGCTCGGCGATAATATTACGACCGATGACATCATGCCGGCAGGCTCTGCAGTCCTTCCGTTCAGATCGAACATCCCCGCCATCTCAAAATTCGTCTTCATCAATCTGGACAATACCTTCAGCACAAGGGCAATGGAAGCAAAAGAGCATGGAGGAGGCATCATTGTCGGCGGAGAGAACTATGGTCAGGGCTCATCAAGGGAACATGCGGCCATTGCGCCGATGTTCCTCGGCGTTCAGGCAGTGATCACAAAGTCCTTTGCAAGGATACACCGTTCGAACCTGATCAATTTCGGCATTCTGCCGCTGCAGTTCGAAAATACCGCTGATTATGAGAAGATCGAAAAGGGCGACCGTCTGAACATCAGGGATATCCTGAGCACGATCAGCGGATCACAGACCTATATAGTTGAAAACGCGACAAAGGGATATACCTTCACGGTCAAGTCTACGCTGAACGATAGGGAGAGGGATGTTGTTATAAAAGGCGGTCTTCTGCCTTATACCAGAGAGCGCTCGGCATAG